In the Candidatus Omnitrophota bacterium genome, GTATGGGGCGACGGCGAACTGCATCCGGGCGGGCGTGACGGACACGCCAGCGCTGCGGAAGATCCCCGGCAATGAGCAGATGATGGAGTTCTCAAAGCTGCGCAATCCCTACCATCGGCTCACGAGACCTGAGGATGTGGCGAAGGCGATTGCGATCCTCTCCAATTCGGGGGCGGAGTGGGTGACGGGCAACACGATCGGCGTCGACGGCGGCGAAGATATCGTCGGCTGAGTCTCATGCGCGTTAAAAAACTCGACATTTTCGGCTTCAAGTCATTCTGCAAGAAAACGACGATCCACTTTGAGCCCGGCGTCACCGCCATCGTCGGTCCGAATGGGAGCGGGAAGAGTAATATTGTCGATAGCATCCGGTGGGTGCTAGGCGAGCATAATCCGCGCGACGTCCGGGCGCCCCGCCTTGAAGATGTGATCTTTAACGGCACCGACGCGGTGGCGCCCCTCTCGATGGCCGACGTCACCCTGACCATCGATAACTCCCAAGGGCTCATGCCGATTGCCTTCACCGAAGTGGCCATCACCCGGCGCGTCTACCGCTCCGGCGAAAGCGAATGCTTCATCAACCAAAGCCCCTGCCGCTTGAAAGACATCCAAGAGCTCTTCCTCGGCACCGGCCTTGGCGGCGGCAACTACGCCATCATCGAGCAGGGCCACATCGACATGATTCTCTCCTCGAAACCGGAGGAGCGGCGCAAGGTCTTCGAAGAAGCCAGCGGGGTCGCCAAATACCTGGCCAAAAAACACGAGACGATGCGCCGGCTGGATGAAGTCGAGGAGCACCTGATTCGCATCGCGGATATCATCGGGGAGGTGCGGCGCCAGGTCGCGGCGCTTGAGCGGGCGGCCAATAAGGCCCGGCAGTATCAAGCGCAATGGGAGCAGCTCAAGCAATCGGAGCTGCGGTTGGCCGTTGACGAAATATCCTCGGGGGCTACGCGCGCGGCCCAGGCCGAAGCGCAACTCAAAACCCTGCAGGAGCAGCGGCAGCAGCTTGAGCAGGAAAAGCAAACCCACATGGCCTCGCTCGAAACGCTCAATGCCTCGGTCTCGGCGATGCAGCAGCAGGCCCAGGCGGCCCGCGCCAAGGTGGCGGAGTGTGTGAGCCAGATGGAGCAGCATGAGAGCCAGTCGGCGCTGAAGACGCGCTGGATTGACGAGGTGGCCGCATCACACCGGCAGATGGCGCTCGAGGAGCAGCGTCTGCAGGAGCGCCTCGGCCATCTGGAGCAGGAGGCCGCGCGGGTGGACGGCGCCCTCGCGGAGTTGCGCGCGCAACAGGAGACCATCCGCGGCCAGTTGGCGCAGCACGATCAGGAACGCGCCGGCCTTGAGGCGGCGATCGCCCAAGCCCTTCAGGCGGTCACGGCGGCCAAAGCCCGGCTCTTTGAAGTGGCGAGCAATGCGACCGCGCAACGCAATCAGGTGACCGAGTTGACCTCAAGGCTTCAGGGGATCAGCGCGCACATCGCGCGCCTTGAGACGCACGATCAGCACGACCACGCGAAGCGCGAGGACCTCCTTGCGCGGCACCACCAGCTCACACAGGAGCGCGACACGCTGCGCGCCGCCTATGAGGAGGTCCAGGGCCGAGCGGGAACGGCGCAACAAGCATTAGAGGTGGCTGGGGTGCGGCGGCACGAGCTCTCCGGAGAGCTGCATCAGCTGCGGGATCATCTCGCGCGCGCGCGCGCTCAAGCCGGACTCTTCGAAGAAGTCTGGCGGCGCCATGAAGGGTTTTCCGAGACGATCAAAGTGTTGCTGCAGCAGTCGATTGACGGCGTCATCGGGCCGCTGGTGGATGTGGTGCAGCCCGTGGCGGGCTATGAAGCCGTCGTCGAATCCGCCCTCGGGCCATTAGCCGATGCCTTGGTGGTGAAAGATCGTGAGGTCTTATCACGGTGCCGCGAGATTATCACCGCGCAACAGCTTGAAGGTTGCCGATTTCTCGTCTTGTCCGATTGCCCATCATCGGTCTCAGCGATGGAGCCGCGCTCCGCCCAGGCGGCCGCCTCGGGGGCGGTGAAACAGTACCTGCGCACCGAGCCGCAGTATCAGCCCTTGATGGACTGGGTGCTCAATGATTCCTGGATGGTGGATGATCTAGCCCGCCTGATGGGGCTGCCGGCAGCGCCGCAGGGCCGGTTTATCAGCCGCAAGGGCGATCGGTGGGATCGGCGCTCATGGCGGTTTCGCGGAACGCCTGCGGCTGCCCAGAGCCGCTTAGGCCGCAAGCAGCGATGGGAGCAAACACAAGCGCAGCGCGCCGCCCTGGAGCAGGAGTTTCAGGAGGTCGACACGCAAGCTAAAGCGGCGGAGACGGCATGGCAGCAGCGGCTCAGCGAATGCGAAGCCGCCAAAGGGGAGCTCTCGCATGTGGCACCGGCCCTGCACGCACTTGACGCGCAGGCCGCGCAGCTCGCGCTCGAGCAGCAGCGTCTTGAGGCCGAGCAGGCGGCGCGGCACCTTGAGCAGCAGGAGCTGCAACGCTTGCGCGATGAACTGGCGGCGGCCCTGCAGATGGCTGAGGCCGCATCACGATTGGCCGC is a window encoding:
- the smc gene encoding chromosome segregation protein SMC — its product is MRVKKLDIFGFKSFCKKTTIHFEPGVTAIVGPNGSGKSNIVDSIRWVLGEHNPRDVRAPRLEDVIFNGTDAVAPLSMADVTLTIDNSQGLMPIAFTEVAITRRVYRSGESECFINQSPCRLKDIQELFLGTGLGGGNYAIIEQGHIDMILSSKPEERRKVFEEASGVAKYLAKKHETMRRLDEVEEHLIRIADIIGEVRRQVAALERAANKARQYQAQWEQLKQSELRLAVDEISSGATRAAQAEAQLKTLQEQRQQLEQEKQTHMASLETLNASVSAMQQQAQAARAKVAECVSQMEQHESQSALKTRWIDEVAASHRQMALEEQRLQERLGHLEQEAARVDGALAELRAQQETIRGQLAQHDQERAGLEAAIAQALQAVTAAKARLFEVASNATAQRNQVTELTSRLQGISAHIARLETHDQHDHAKREDLLARHHQLTQERDTLRAAYEEVQGRAGTAQQALEVAGVRRHELSGELHQLRDHLARARAQAGLFEEVWRRHEGFSETIKVLLQQSIDGVIGPLVDVVQPVAGYEAVVESALGPLADALVVKDREVLSRCREIITAQQLEGCRFLVLSDCPSSVSAMEPRSAQAAASGAVKQYLRTEPQYQPLMDWVLNDSWMVDDLARLMGLPAAPQGRFISRKGDRWDRRSWRFRGTPAAAQSRLGRKQRWEQTQAQRAALEQEFQEVDTQAKAAETAWQQRLSECEAAKGELSHVAPALHALDAQAAQLALEQQRLEAEQAARHLEQQELQRLRDELAAALQMAEAASRLAAEQQRAIEQSLAQAQASREDAEQRHQHAVMARAQVDASWQSLIERVSTLTARQRELAADRQQALQQQSEKSAQRQEAQQRSQDLAAQVQEHRESSRRLGEERHERERDAETLGQSLAGEEAKRNDILPRLLAVEQQLSSLAQQIQEQSQQLSERAFRRTRLIERLKELYRIDDATLQAEQLSEAAPLTDEQRAAMAEQVQKLRAKLESLGPVSLGSAEEYDELKRRLDFLQTQQQDLAHARDDLKASITQINRTARSQFRETFERIRQEFQGYYARLFQGGEANLILMDEEDVLESGIDIIARPPGKRLQSISLLSGGERALTAVALLFALFKVRPSPLCILDEIDAPLDEANVDRFTRVLEEFLTLSQFILITHNKKTITKADCLYGVTMEEAGISKILSAKLSQSDRPAPAAVAAAS